GATAACTGCCCATTGTAACAAAGGTGGCAGTTACCCCCGTTCGAATGCGAAGGTTCGGATGGTTGCTTGTTGAGAGGTCGTTTAAAAGTTTCCTGCCTGTTGTCTGAAGTAATTTTTCTGGGCTGTCATTCGCCAACTCTTCGAAAACAATTTCCCGGAGTCGCGCCCATTCATCAACAAGACGGTCATCGTATTTCTCAAGCTCTCCGCCAGTCAACATTACATTTTCACGCAACCAAGATCCTCTCTGTTCAAATGCTCGATAGTAATCAATAATAGCTCTTCTGATCCGATCAGAGTGGAGCCCGATTGCTCGCAACTGCTTTACAAAATTTCGATCATCTGAATCTGGATTCGCTCCATTCTCTGGTTCAGCATACTCAAAGTCAATTGGAAGATTATCTTCACGAAACTGCTCCGTAATATAGCTGAGTATCTCCGATACTTCGGAGCCACGGAGTGGTTCATGCCTCCGCCCACTGAGAAGTTCGATGCACTCATTAGTCCACCATCCTTCAAGACGTTCATAGACAGGACGGCGGAACTGGGGGCGCACAGTCCTCAGTTTTTCGTTAATGATTATTTGGGGGATATTTTGGATACGCTCTTGGTTGTCGAAAATAGTAATCCGACGAAAGAAATCTGGCCATTTGTCTTTTGGGAGTTTTTCAAGGAGAATTTTAGTCTTCCCAATGGTTTTCGATTCTGATTGTGCAAGGATTTCGGACACCTGCTGCGGGAGAGTTTCGTCTGGAGGTGCATTGGGCAAAAAAGCTGCCAAGAAGGAGCCAGTAGCAACGTTTCCAGTTGTATAGAGGAAGAAGGAAACAGAGGGCGTAGAGCAGTTTTCCTTGAGGTAGTATTCTAACCAAATCCGTACTGACTTCCAGAAATCAGGTGATAGGTTCGTTAGAGTATCTCCAGGCGCCTTGTGTTTGAGGGATACCAAGATCCGACCCTCATCCGCATCTGTAAAATCAATATCGTCATCCTTTTCGATAAAGCATACAGTGTCTTCAGGAAGTCGCAAAAGTTGAAGCAACGCGTAGCGAGGCTGATAAAAGTACCCAAGTGCAGGCTCAGAGGCTGAAAATTGACTATTCCTAGGAGGCATAGTCACCTCCATCAATCATCCCCCAAAATGAACTCACTATCTTCTGTATAATTCCAACCAGCTTTTTCTCCATTCCATACTTCCTATAACGCCTTGCTCACCGGAAAATTGCGAGCTCAGTAAGTGATTTTTCCGCGTGCAGGAAATTGTTAGGCGGCCGAACTAAGACTGTGTGAAATCGAAAACCACTTTTCCTCCACCAGATGCAGCAATTGCTCTTAAATCAGTGACCGTTTATTACCATTCTCCTAATTGTCAAAATATTATACAGATCCGTATAACATGCAGAGTGTGGCATTATACAGCCCACAGTATCCTCAAAAAGCGATCCTTTCCCATACCCCACCCATCCGCACCTGACAAGCCCCCGCGTCCGTTTTCCGTAATTTCCCGCCTTTTTCCCCCATCCGCAACAGCGTCTTGACATTCCATTGCGGTCTGGGTACTGTTTTGATGCTGCGGCAAAAAATCGCAGTCGGGATTGGCATCCCGAAGGAACGCGGTGCTTTGAGCGCCACCATAATGAAAATGCAGGCGCATTTTTTGCGCCCTCGCACACCCTTATGGCGGAGCTGTATGTGGGCTTCTTCGGAAGCGCCGGTTTCTCCGTGTTCCCGGTAATGCCAACCCGTACAGCTCCGCCACCCAACCGCTTGGCATCGGTTGTGGCGGAATCCATCTTTTAAAACGGAGGACGCCATCATGACACAGAACCTGCCCACCACTGATTTTTGCTTTCAGAACCACACCGTAAGAACCATCGAAAAAGAAGACGGAAGCTTCTGGTTCATTGC
The DNA window shown above is from Desulfobotulus pelophilus and carries:
- a CDS encoding ABC-three component system protein gives rise to the protein MPPRNSQFSASEPALGYFYQPRYALLQLLRLPEDTVCFIEKDDDIDFTDADEGRILVSLKHKAPGDTLTNLSPDFWKSVRIWLEYYLKENCSTPSVSFFLYTTGNVATGSFLAAFLPNAPPDETLPQQVSEILAQSESKTIGKTKILLEKLPKDKWPDFFRRITIFDNQERIQNIPQIIINEKLRTVRPQFRRPVYERLEGWWTNECIELLSGRRHEPLRGSEVSEILSYITEQFREDNLPIDFEYAEPENGANPDSDDRNFVKQLRAIGLHSDRIRRAIIDYYRAFEQRGSWLRENVMLTGGELEKYDDRLVDEWARLREIVFEELANDSPEKLLQTTGRKLLNDLSTSNHPNLRIRTGVTATFVTMGSYHMLANEGTPRVYWHPRFEMRVADILHGRKP